The following proteins come from a genomic window of Geomonas sp. RF6:
- a CDS encoding arylesterase yields the protein MAHLAILGAIASLFICAGLLKPEAHGATPSPAATPSSEGTIVALGDSLTAGYGVNKEEAYPAQLEKRLHSAGYRWHVINAGISGETSTGALARLDSILRLRPDIVIVETGANDGLRGTNPQILKKNLEQIVQTLKEKKITVVLAGMKMFSYLGKNYTEAFYSVYSDLARHHDLILVPFFLEGVAGQVALNQGDRIHPLPQGYRVVTDTVYPYVAQAIKRAKVEH from the coding sequence ATGGCCCATCTCGCCATACTGGGAGCGATCGCCTCCCTTTTTATATGTGCAGGACTATTGAAGCCGGAGGCGCACGGGGCGACACCGTCTCCAGCGGCAACCCCATCAAGCGAAGGAACCATCGTCGCCCTCGGGGACAGCCTCACCGCAGGCTACGGTGTGAACAAGGAAGAGGCATACCCGGCACAGCTGGAGAAGCGTCTGCATAGCGCAGGGTACCGCTGGCATGTCATCAACGCCGGCATCAGCGGGGAAACAAGCACCGGGGCGCTGGCCCGCCTCGATTCCATCCTCAGGCTTCGCCCCGACATCGTAATCGTGGAGACCGGCGCCAACGACGGGCTGCGCGGCACCAACCCGCAAATCCTGAAGAAAAACCTGGAGCAGATCGTCCAGACCCTGAAGGAGAAGAAGATCACCGTTGTCCTCGCCGGCATGAAGATGTTCAGCTACCTCGGCAAGAACTACACGGAAGCCTTCTACTCGGTGTACAGCGACCTCGCCCGCCATCACGACCTCATCCTGGTCCCCTTCTTCCTGGAGGGGGTGGCAGGTCAGGTTGCCCTGAACCAGGGGGACCGGATCCATCCGTTGCCTCAGGGGTACCGGGTCGTCACCGACACCGTCTATCCCTACGTCGCCCAGGCCATCAAAAGGGCGAAGGTCGAGCACTGA
- a CDS encoding PfaD family polyunsaturated fatty acid/polyketide biosynthesis protein — protein sequence MNRLSTDPIGLPATNGTVGWWRPAETATSAAALSLKEALRQVRHPLYLVQQDDGLVPRVDGAVLLGGKSDGGAPVAGYAPPCPIEQLGDPSFCRDLGLALPYVGGSMAKGIASAAIAEELGRAGMLGFFGAAGLPLEQVEATVDRLAASLGDLPYGFNLIHSPHDPELEKALVEMYIRKGVRLIEASAFLDLTLPLVRFRVHGISRRPDGTICTPNRIIAKVSREELGAKFLAPPPQALLHELVQTGIITAEQAQMAGEIPMAQDVTAEADSGGHTDNRPAMALFPTILSLAQRMEEKHRYRQKLRVGLGGGISTPASAAAAFAMGAAYLMTGSVNQACVESGTSDTVRQMLAETRQADVTMAPAADMFEMGVTVQVLKRGTMFPMRAAKLYEIYRSYRGIDDIPAAEREKLEKTLFQASLDKVWDDTRAFFLKRDPSQAERGDRDPKHRMALVFRWYLGQAAHWAKDGVPGRRIDYQVWCGPAMGAFNEWVAGSFMEPAAGRHVVPVALNILHGAATITRANILRCQGVPVDPEALKLEPLELARIKEYLG from the coding sequence TTGAACCGTCTGTCTACCGACCCGATCGGTCTTCCTGCAACAAATGGTACAGTCGGCTGGTGGCGTCCAGCCGAGACCGCCACATCCGCTGCTGCACTCTCCCTGAAAGAAGCGCTGCGCCAGGTGCGCCACCCGCTCTACCTCGTGCAACAGGACGACGGCCTCGTCCCGCGCGTCGACGGCGCCGTTTTACTGGGCGGTAAAAGCGACGGCGGTGCGCCTGTCGCGGGATACGCACCCCCCTGCCCGATAGAGCAGCTCGGCGACCCCTCCTTCTGCAGGGATCTCGGGCTCGCTCTCCCCTACGTCGGCGGCTCCATGGCCAAGGGGATCGCTTCCGCAGCGATCGCCGAGGAGCTCGGTCGCGCCGGGATGCTCGGCTTCTTCGGTGCCGCGGGTCTTCCCCTCGAGCAGGTCGAGGCCACCGTGGACCGCCTCGCCGCCTCCCTCGGGGATCTTCCCTACGGTTTCAACCTGATTCATTCCCCCCACGACCCGGAGCTTGAGAAGGCCCTCGTGGAGATGTATATACGAAAGGGCGTGCGACTGATCGAGGCTTCAGCCTTTCTCGACCTTACCCTGCCGCTGGTGCGCTTCCGGGTGCATGGCATTTCCCGCCGCCCGGACGGCACGATCTGCACCCCCAATCGCATCATCGCCAAGGTCTCGCGAGAGGAGCTCGGAGCGAAATTCCTCGCCCCTCCGCCGCAGGCGCTTCTCCATGAACTGGTGCAAACCGGGATCATCACGGCAGAGCAGGCGCAGATGGCGGGAGAGATCCCCATGGCGCAGGATGTTACCGCAGAGGCGGACTCCGGCGGCCACACGGACAACCGCCCGGCGATGGCGCTCTTCCCGACAATCCTTTCGCTCGCGCAGCGCATGGAGGAGAAGCACCGCTACCGGCAGAAGCTGCGCGTCGGGCTCGGCGGCGGCATCTCCACGCCGGCCTCGGCCGCCGCAGCGTTTGCCATGGGCGCCGCCTACCTCATGACCGGCTCGGTAAACCAGGCCTGTGTTGAATCCGGCACCTCCGACACGGTGCGCCAGATGCTCGCCGAGACGCGCCAGGCAGATGTCACCATGGCCCCCGCCGCCGACATGTTCGAGATGGGGGTGACCGTACAGGTCCTGAAGCGCGGCACCATGTTCCCCATGCGCGCCGCGAAGCTCTACGAGATCTACCGCAGCTACCGCGGCATAGACGACATCCCCGCCGCCGAGCGGGAGAAGCTGGAAAAGACGCTCTTCCAGGCGTCGCTGGACAAGGTCTGGGACGATACCCGCGCGTTCTTCCTGAAGCGCGACCCGAGCCAGGCGGAGCGCGGCGACCGCGACCCGAAGCACCGCATGGCGCTCGTCTTCCGCTGGTACCTCGGCCAGGCCGCCCACTGGGCAAAAGACGGCGTCCCCGGCCGCCGCATCGACTACCAGGTCTGGTGCGGCCCCGCCATGGGCGCCTTCAACGAGTGGGTCGCCGGTTCCTTCATGGAGCCCGCCGCCGGACGCCACGTCGTTCCGGTGGCGCTGAACATCCTGCACGGCGCCGCCACCATTACCCGCGCAAACATCCTGCGCTGCCAGGGGGTCCCCGTCGACCCCGAGGCACTCAAGCTGGAACCGCTCGAACTCGCACGAATCAAGGAGTACCTTGGGTGA
- a CDS encoding DNA-3-methyladenine glycosylase, producing MSPKLPSHFYERDAVTVARDLLGQYLCRPVDGVLRIGKIVETEAYLGPHDLAAHSSKGLTARTSVLFGPPGHAYIYLIYGIYCCLNVVTDQEGSGSAVLLRALEPVANIAARTQGPGLLCKALAIDRSLNSCDLQGDELFLAPPPKAEAFSIVEAPRVGVDYAGPWAERLLRFYVRGNRFVSRK from the coding sequence ATGAGTCCAAAACTTCCATCTCATTTTTATGAGCGGGACGCGGTGACGGTGGCGCGCGATCTGCTCGGCCAGTACCTTTGCCGCCCGGTGGACGGCGTGCTCCGCATCGGGAAGATCGTGGAGACTGAAGCCTATCTCGGCCCGCACGATCTCGCCGCCCACTCCAGCAAGGGGCTCACCGCGCGCACCAGCGTGCTCTTCGGCCCTCCCGGACACGCCTATATCTACCTTATCTACGGGATTTACTGCTGCCTGAACGTCGTTACCGACCAGGAGGGGAGTGGTTCCGCAGTGCTCCTGCGGGCGCTGGAGCCGGTGGCGAATATCGCGGCGCGGACGCAGGGGCCGGGCCTTCTCTGCAAGGCCCTTGCTATAGACAGGTCGCTGAACAGCTGTGACCTGCAGGGGGACGAGCTTTTCCTGGCGCCCCCTCCGAAGGCAGAGGCGTTCTCCATAGTGGAGGCGCCGCGCGTAGGCGTCGACTACGCCGGTCCCTGGGCGGAGCGCCTGCTGCGCTTTTACGTTCGGGGAAACAGGTTCGTCTCCAGGAAGTAG
- a CDS encoding acyloxyacyl hydrolase: MKHGKNLFLIPLLLLLIVSLAVPGHAADEGWQAVGVRYGFSMTEKDEYFHQYEVYTEYGLPWHWRGASGWGVSTKFNLALGALYGGHTTSFVGSFGPSLAFDRNGRGFQFEIGPDFAVLGRDRFGKQNFGGLGLFQGHGSVSYIFDNGLGISYRAQHTSNGGMYGPGNPGYDLHMFGVSWHFL, from the coding sequence ATGAAGCACGGCAAAAACCTATTCCTTATCCCCCTTTTGCTTCTTCTGATCGTCTCGCTGGCTGTGCCGGGACATGCGGCGGACGAGGGGTGGCAGGCGGTCGGAGTGCGCTACGGCTTTTCCATGACGGAAAAGGACGAATATTTCCACCAATACGAGGTGTACACGGAGTATGGCCTGCCGTGGCACTGGCGCGGTGCGAGCGGCTGGGGGGTCTCCACCAAGTTCAACCTCGCACTCGGCGCGCTATACGGCGGGCATACCACCAGTTTCGTCGGCTCATTCGGTCCGAGCCTTGCCTTCGACAGGAACGGGCGCGGATTCCAGTTCGAGATTGGCCCCGACTTCGCGGTGCTCGGTCGCGACAGGTTCGGGAAGCAAAACTTCGGGGGGCTCGGTCTCTTCCAGGGGCACGGAAGCGTCTCCTACATCTTCGACAACGGCCTAGGGATCAGCTACCGCGCCCAGCACACCTCCAACGGCGGCATGTACGGCCCCGGAAATCCCGGCTACGACCTGCACATGTTCGGGGTGAGCTGGCACTTTCTCTAG
- a CDS encoding type I polyketide synthase, translated as MKKTDANRPSGTPSAPLAIIGIGCLFPQAESKEAYWANITDGVDAISEIPQTHWQLKDYFSKDQKSPDRTYGHRGGFLSPVDFNPMEFNIPPNVLEAIDSSQLLGLVAAGQALKDAGYGPERSYDKSRASVILGVTGTLELVIPLGARLGHPIWRSALKDAGVSDAVAEDVVQRISESYVPWQENSFPGLLGNVVAGRVSKHFDLGGTNCVVDAACASSFSALHLAGMELASGKADIVVTGGIDTFNDIFMYMCFSKTPALSPSGDAKPFDSSADGTTLGEGLGIVVLKRLEDAERDGDRIYAVIRGVGSSSDGKGDAIYAPSAAGQKKALLDAYERAGVTPDTIGLIEAHGTGTRVGDGVEVNALREVYGETDQPWCALGSVKSQIGHTKAAAGAAGLIKAALALYHRTIPPTIKVQKPLPEVSAGRTPFYLPAAKRPWIASSTSPRRAAVSAFGFGGSNFHVVLEEYLGADPATAWDGDTQILAFSGSDASAISGALSTVPVDGAWGAVRAFAAASRARFDAFAPCRLTLVVERKGTDLATLVANAKALLAKQPATDWSTPDGAFFACGAPKGKVGILFPGQGSQYTGMLADLACRFPQLLDTLDAASEGFPALGALIYPPSPFDPQTRAQQEEALRATSAAQPAIGATSLGALKVLRSFGMEPDAVAGHSFGELTALCAAGCFDEEALHALSRLRGTLMGEGSGDKGGMLAVSAPVELVQDLLMREKLDLVIANRNAPTQSVLSGSTKEIDRAGEVFGKAGVTCKKLPVSAAFHSLLVADAAAPFLVALEKIAFQPAKVPVYANTTAALYPSEPGAAKALLAAQLAKPVQFVAQIEAMYAAGVRTFLEVGPGARLTGLVQSILGKRPHLALAVDASAGRRAGIADLARTIGQLAAHGYTVKLSRWDAGFVAPETGKKPLLTIPLSGANYVKPRAKREPVHPTVHAPAAPAAQAAVSAPAPAAPVATVAAAPAPSPVPQAQYVAAPAAPALQATREALSLLQKMQEETARLHRLFLEGQETAARNFQALLEQQQRFAIPSAQISSAVTYQAAPAPTVVAAPAVPVSLSVAPPPSAPPVQAPPVAAAPAPAPLAAPPAASDQTVKVLLEVVSEKTGYPIEMLELDMGMDADLGIDSIKRVEILSALHERLPGAPVIGPEHLGALNTLGEIAAHLSAGAPAAAAVSQAASAAPAPAVDNGAVTEALLSVVSEKTGYPSEMLELDMGLDSDLGIDSIKRVEILSALQERLPNAPTIGPEHLGTLHTLREIVGYLAGPGAAQAASTAVPAAAALSSVPAAPALPHAHVTDTLLSVVSEKTGYPTEMLALDMSLDADLGIDSIKRVEILSSLQERLPQAPAVGPEHLGVLSTLGEIADYLCAGASSAVQRSNPAAIAPVAAAAPTAPSASLDAAALAATLLSVVSEKTGYPSEMLALDMALDADLGIDSIKRVEILSTLQETLPGAPAIGPEHLGELRTLGDIVGHLSGGAAAPPVAAAESAAAAPEAPAEVEASPAVTEEVVPAPVFAADSVLPVERSSAVVVPLELTPAASSIATHGECWVTDDGSPFSAELCTALSATGLTVRHVNPNDAPPSAGAGELRTLVICAPAAGTDDHFLESAFLLLQNAAGALNQAAPHGGARCVTISRLDGSFGFAEGSTVVDPLSGGLAGLLKTAAREWPQVSCKAIDLGTFPDAAEAARGAAAEVLRDGPVEVGISAAGRVGLSLASLPPAPSATEPPLQEGDVVVITGGGRGVTAETAVALARSYKARLVLLGRTPEPLPEPVWLSSLREEAEMKRAIMANTPGKMHPREIEEKYRSVMAGRELRSTFSRIIAAGGSVLYRAVDIRDAAAVEATIAEIRTSHGPVRGVVHGAGVLADRLIVDKTREQFAQVYRTKVDGLRALLAATSEDDLRFIALFSSSTGRFGRIGQVDYAVANEVLNKLAQAEARRRPGCRCVSFNWGPWDGGMVSAPLKKVFASEGIGLIDLAAGGEFLVREVAAAGAPVEIVALATASPAVAKRPAKAESTLEEAFTLTLSVENYPFLRSHVMDGKAVLPMAVIAEWLAHGAMHRTPGLRLHGFNDLRICKGVTFDESTPFELQVLAGRSTKRDSFHLVPVELCSTGKNGRTVLHARAEIVLAARLPEGIRSITEMPATPYAPHGGLIYNPERLFHGPDLHGIEQVDGCSGTGIAAAVKGAPSPSQWIKQPLRSNWLTDPLVVDCAFQLMILWSFQRFGHASLPCFAGRYRQFQESFPKEGAQVVIRVTSESNRTACADIEFLDRSTGKLIARLEDYECVIDPALEKAFQRNRLTTAGSAQLGAA; from the coding sequence GTGAAAAAAACCGACGCAAACCGCCCTTCCGGCACACCCTCCGCCCCGCTCGCCATCATCGGCATCGGCTGCCTCTTTCCCCAGGCCGAGAGCAAGGAGGCGTACTGGGCCAATATAACCGACGGCGTTGACGCCATCAGCGAAATCCCGCAGACCCACTGGCAGCTAAAGGACTACTTCAGCAAGGACCAGAAAAGCCCCGACCGCACCTACGGACACCGCGGCGGCTTCCTCTCGCCGGTCGATTTCAACCCGATGGAGTTCAACATCCCGCCGAACGTGCTGGAGGCGATCGACTCCTCGCAGCTCCTCGGCCTCGTGGCCGCCGGGCAGGCGCTGAAGGACGCGGGATACGGCCCGGAGCGGAGCTACGACAAGAGCCGCGCCAGCGTCATCCTCGGTGTCACCGGAACGCTCGAGCTGGTGATCCCCCTCGGCGCGCGCCTCGGGCACCCGATCTGGCGCTCGGCGCTGAAGGATGCTGGAGTCAGCGACGCCGTCGCCGAAGACGTGGTACAGCGCATCTCCGAGTCGTACGTGCCGTGGCAGGAGAACTCCTTCCCCGGTCTCCTCGGGAACGTGGTCGCCGGGCGCGTCAGCAAGCACTTCGATCTCGGCGGCACGAACTGCGTTGTCGACGCCGCGTGCGCCTCATCCTTCAGCGCGCTCCACCTCGCGGGGATGGAACTCGCCTCGGGGAAAGCCGACATCGTCGTCACCGGCGGGATCGACACCTTCAACGACATCTTCATGTACATGTGCTTCAGCAAGACCCCGGCGCTCTCCCCCTCCGGCGACGCGAAGCCCTTCGACTCTTCCGCCGACGGAACGACTCTCGGCGAGGGTCTCGGCATCGTCGTCCTGAAGAGACTTGAGGATGCGGAGCGCGACGGCGACAGGATCTACGCCGTGATCCGCGGCGTCGGGTCCTCCAGCGACGGGAAGGGGGACGCCATCTACGCCCCGAGTGCCGCCGGGCAGAAGAAGGCGCTTCTCGATGCCTACGAGCGCGCGGGCGTTACTCCCGACACCATCGGTCTCATTGAAGCGCACGGCACCGGCACGAGGGTCGGCGACGGCGTGGAGGTCAATGCGCTGCGCGAGGTGTATGGCGAGACGGACCAGCCGTGGTGCGCCCTCGGCTCCGTAAAGTCGCAGATCGGCCACACGAAGGCTGCGGCAGGCGCCGCCGGCCTCATCAAGGCGGCCCTTGCCCTCTACCACAGGACGATCCCGCCGACCATCAAGGTGCAAAAGCCCCTTCCCGAGGTCAGCGCCGGGCGGACCCCCTTCTATCTTCCGGCAGCGAAGCGCCCCTGGATCGCAAGCTCCACGAGCCCGCGCCGCGCTGCAGTCAGCGCCTTTGGCTTTGGCGGGTCCAATTTCCACGTCGTCCTCGAGGAGTACCTGGGGGCCGACCCCGCCACCGCCTGGGACGGCGACACGCAGATCCTCGCCTTCTCCGGGAGCGACGCATCCGCGATCTCCGGCGCCCTCTCCACGGTACCTGTCGATGGCGCCTGGGGCGCAGTGCGTGCCTTTGCCGCAGCCTCCCGCGCCAGGTTCGACGCCTTCGCCCCCTGCCGCCTGACGCTCGTCGTGGAGCGGAAAGGGACGGATCTCGCAACCCTCGTCGCCAACGCGAAGGCGCTCCTTGCCAAGCAGCCCGCTACCGACTGGAGTACCCCCGACGGCGCCTTCTTCGCCTGCGGCGCGCCGAAAGGGAAAGTGGGGATCCTCTTCCCGGGGCAGGGATCGCAGTACACCGGTATGCTCGCCGATCTCGCCTGCCGGTTCCCGCAGCTTCTCGATACCCTCGATGCCGCCAGTGAAGGGTTCCCCGCCCTCGGCGCCCTTATCTACCCTCCCTCCCCCTTCGATCCGCAGACGCGCGCTCAGCAGGAAGAGGCGCTGCGCGCCACCAGTGCTGCCCAGCCCGCCATCGGCGCCACCAGTCTCGGTGCGCTGAAGGTGCTGCGCTCCTTCGGGATGGAGCCTGACGCCGTCGCCGGACACAGCTTCGGCGAGCTCACCGCTCTTTGCGCCGCAGGGTGCTTCGATGAAGAGGCGCTGCACGCCCTCTCGCGGCTGCGCGGCACCCTCATGGGGGAAGGGAGCGGCGACAAGGGGGGGATGCTTGCAGTCTCGGCCCCGGTCGAACTGGTCCAGGACCTCCTGATGAGGGAAAAGCTCGATCTGGTCATCGCCAACCGCAACGCCCCAACCCAGTCCGTCCTCTCCGGGAGCACGAAGGAGATCGACCGCGCCGGCGAAGTCTTCGGCAAGGCGGGGGTGACCTGCAAGAAACTCCCGGTCTCCGCTGCGTTCCACAGCCTTCTCGTCGCCGATGCCGCCGCACCTTTCCTGGTGGCGCTGGAGAAGATCGCCTTCCAGCCCGCGAAGGTGCCGGTGTACGCCAACACCACCGCCGCGCTCTACCCGAGCGAGCCGGGAGCCGCGAAAGCCCTTCTCGCCGCCCAGCTTGCCAAGCCGGTGCAGTTCGTGGCCCAGATCGAGGCGATGTATGCAGCCGGCGTGCGCACCTTCCTCGAAGTCGGACCCGGCGCGCGCCTCACCGGGCTCGTGCAGTCGATCCTCGGGAAGAGGCCGCACCTGGCGCTCGCCGTCGACGCCTCCGCGGGGAGACGCGCCGGGATCGCCGATCTCGCGCGCACCATCGGCCAGCTCGCCGCTCACGGCTACACCGTCAAGCTCTCCCGCTGGGATGCAGGTTTCGTCGCGCCGGAGACGGGGAAGAAGCCGCTTCTCACCATTCCCCTTTCCGGAGCGAACTATGTGAAGCCCCGTGCCAAGAGGGAACCGGTTCACCCTACGGTTCATGCTCCTGCCGCACCGGCGGCGCAGGCTGCGGTTTCCGCTCCGGCGCCGGCGGCGCCCGTTGCGACTGTCGCCGCCGCGCCCGCGCCTTCTCCGGTTCCGCAGGCGCAGTATGTCGCCGCACCGGCAGCTCCGGCGCTGCAGGCGACGCGCGAAGCACTTTCCCTGCTGCAGAAGATGCAAGAAGAGACCGCCCGCCTGCACCGACTCTTCCTCGAGGGGCAGGAGACCGCTGCCCGCAATTTCCAGGCGCTTCTCGAGCAGCAACAGCGCTTCGCTATCCCCTCAGCTCAAATATCTTCCGCCGTTACATACCAAGCGGCCCCGGCGCCGACCGTCGTAGCTGCGCCTGCCGTTCCGGTCTCCCTTTCCGTCGCGCCGCCTCCATCTGCGCCTCCGGTCCAGGCTCCTCCGGTCGCAGCCGCACCCGCACCGGCTCCTCTTGCAGCACCCCCTGCCGCAAGCGATCAGACAGTTAAAGTTCTCCTTGAGGTAGTGAGCGAGAAAACCGGATATCCCATCGAGATGCTGGAGCTCGACATGGGGATGGATGCCGACCTCGGCATCGACTCCATAAAGCGTGTGGAGATCCTCTCCGCCCTGCACGAGCGTCTTCCCGGCGCACCGGTGATCGGGCCGGAGCATCTCGGCGCGCTGAACACCCTAGGGGAAATAGCGGCGCACCTCTCTGCCGGCGCACCTGCAGCTGCAGCCGTTTCGCAGGCGGCGAGCGCTGCACCGGCTCCTGCCGTCGACAACGGCGCGGTGACAGAGGCCCTCCTTTCCGTGGTGAGCGAGAAGACTGGCTACCCTAGCGAGATGCTGGAGCTCGACATGGGTCTCGACTCCGACCTCGGCATCGATTCCATCAAGCGCGTGGAGATCCTCTCCGCCCTGCAGGAGCGCCTCCCGAATGCCCCGACCATCGGGCCCGAGCACCTCGGGACGCTGCACACGCTGCGGGAGATCGTCGGCTATCTCGCCGGCCCGGGAGCGGCGCAGGCCGCTTCGACTGCGGTGCCCGCCGCTGCCGCACTGTCGAGTGTCCCAGCCGCGCCTGCACTGCCGCATGCGCACGTTACCGACACGCTTCTTTCCGTCGTGAGCGAAAAGACGGGCTATCCCACGGAGATGCTGGCGCTCGACATGTCGCTCGACGCGGACCTGGGGATCGACTCCATAAAGAGGGTGGAGATCCTCTCCTCCCTCCAGGAACGCCTCCCGCAGGCTCCGGCCGTCGGTCCGGAACACCTCGGGGTTTTGAGCACGCTCGGCGAGATCGCGGATTATCTCTGCGCAGGTGCATCCTCCGCGGTGCAAAGGTCGAACCCCGCCGCCATTGCGCCGGTTGCGGCCGCGGCACCTACGGCGCCGTCTGCGTCCCTTGATGCGGCTGCGCTGGCTGCAACCCTTCTCTCTGTCGTGAGCGAGAAGACGGGGTATCCCTCAGAGATGCTGGCGCTGGACATGGCTCTGGACGCGGATCTCGGCATCGACTCCATAAAGCGCGTGGAGATCCTCTCCACTCTGCAGGAGACCCTTCCCGGCGCCCCCGCCATAGGACCGGAGCACCTTGGGGAGTTGAGAACGCTCGGGGATATCGTCGGGCACCTTTCCGGCGGCGCCGCAGCACCGCCCGTGGCCGCCGCAGAAAGTGCGGCTGCGGCACCGGAGGCTCCTGCCGAAGTCGAGGCGTCCCCCGCAGTCACCGAGGAGGTCGTCCCGGCGCCCGTTTTCGCCGCCGATTCGGTCCTCCCGGTAGAAAGAAGCAGCGCCGTCGTTGTCCCGCTCGAACTCACCCCGGCCGCATCCTCCATTGCTACCCACGGGGAGTGCTGGGTCACTGATGACGGCTCCCCCTTCAGCGCGGAACTCTGCACTGCCCTCTCCGCCACCGGCCTCACCGTGCGTCACGTGAACCCGAATGATGCGCCCCCCTCGGCCGGAGCCGGGGAGTTGCGCACCCTCGTTATCTGCGCACCCGCAGCCGGGACCGATGACCATTTCCTCGAAAGCGCCTTTCTCCTGCTGCAAAACGCAGCAGGCGCCCTGAACCAGGCAGCACCGCACGGCGGCGCACGCTGCGTGACCATCTCGCGGCTGGACGGCTCTTTCGGCTTTGCCGAGGGTAGCACGGTCGTCGATCCCCTCTCCGGCGGACTGGCAGGGCTCCTGAAAACCGCAGCCCGCGAATGGCCGCAGGTCTCCTGCAAGGCGATCGACCTCGGTACCTTCCCCGATGCCGCCGAGGCCGCCAGGGGGGCAGCAGCCGAAGTCCTGCGCGACGGACCCGTCGAGGTAGGCATAAGCGCCGCCGGTCGTGTAGGACTTTCCCTCGCTTCGCTTCCGCCGGCACCCTCCGCAACAGAGCCTCCCCTGCAGGAAGGTGACGTCGTCGTCATCACCGGCGGCGGGCGCGGCGTGACCGCGGAGACTGCGGTAGCGCTCGCCAGAAGCTACAAGGCGCGTCTCGTTCTTCTCGGGCGCACCCCGGAGCCCCTCCCGGAGCCGGTATGGCTCTCGAGCCTTCGCGAGGAAGCCGAGATGAAGCGCGCCATCATGGCCAACACCCCCGGGAAGATGCACCCGCGCGAGATCGAGGAAAAATACCGCTCCGTTATGGCCGGTCGCGAGCTCCGCTCCACCTTCTCCCGCATCATTGCCGCCGGGGGGAGCGTCCTGTACCGTGCCGTCGACATCCGTGACGCCGCAGCGGTCGAGGCTACCATCGCAGAGATCAGGACCTCCCACGGACCGGTGCGCGGCGTCGTCCACGGGGCAGGCGTCCTTGCCGACCGCCTTATTGTCGACAAGACCCGGGAGCAGTTCGCACAGGTCTACCGCACGAAGGTCGACGGGCTGCGTGCGCTGCTGGCCGCCACCAGCGAAGACGATCTCCGCTTCATTGCCCTCTTCTCCTCCAGCACCGGGCGCTTTGGCCGCATAGGCCAGGTCGATTACGCGGTTGCCAACGAAGTGCTGAACAAGCTCGCCCAGGCCGAGGCGCGCCGCCGTCCCGGATGCCGCTGCGTGAGCTTCAACTGGGGGCCGTGGGATGGCGGAATGGTAAGCGCACCGCTCAAAAAGGTCTTCGCCTCCGAGGGGATCGGACTTATCGATCTCGCCGCCGGCGGGGAATTCCTGGTGCGCGAAGTCGCCGCCGCCGGCGCTCCGGTGGAGATCGTTGCCCTGGCGACCGCCTCACCGGCAGTTGCCAAGCGCCCCGCAAAGGCAGAAAGTACGCTGGAGGAGGCCTTTACCCTCACCCTCTCCGTGGAAAATTACCCCTTCCTGCGCTCCCACGTCATGGACGGGAAAGCCGTTCTTCCTATGGCGGTGATCGCCGAGTGGCTGGCCCACGGCGCGATGCACCGCACCCCCGGGCTGCGCCTGCACGGCTTCAACGACCTGCGCATCTGCAAAGGGGTCACCTTCGACGAGTCGACCCCCTTCGAGCTCCAGGTTCTCGCGGGGCGCTCCACGAAGCGCGATTCGTTCCACCTCGTCCCGGTCGAGCTGTGCAGCACCGGCAAGAACGGGCGCACGGTTCTTCACGCCCGTGCCGAGATCGTTCTTGCGGCGAGGCTTCCGGAAGGGATCCGCTCGATCACCGAGATGCCCGCTACCCCCTACGCTCCCCATGGCGGCCTCATCTACAACCCCGAGCGCCTCTTCCACGGCCCGGACCTGCACGGCATCGAGCAGGTCGACGGCTGCTCCGGGACAGGGATAGCAGCCGCGGTGAAGGGTGCTCCCTCTCCTTCACAATGGATCAAGCAGCCGCTGCGCAGCAACTGGCTCACCGACCCGCTCGTCGTCGACTGCGCCTTCCAGCTCATGATCCTCTGGAGCTTCCAGCGCTTCGGCCATGCCTCCCTCCCCTGCTTCGCCGGCCGCTACCGCCAGTTCCAGGAGTCCTTCCCGAAGGAGGGGGCGCAGGTCGTTATCCGGGTTACCTCGGAGAGCAACCGCACCGCCTGCGCGGACATCGAGTTCCTCGACCGCAGCACCGGAAAGCTCATCGCGCGCCTCGAGGACTACGAGTGCGTCATCGATCCTGCCTTGGAAAAGGCCTTCCAGCGTAACCGCCTCACCACCGCGGGCTCCGCACAGTTGGGGGCAGCTTGA